A genomic segment from Pseudosulfitobacter sp. DSM 107133 encodes:
- a CDS encoding asparaginase, with translation MSNSVAMAEIWRGPFMESVHRGHAVVCDDSGQIVHAWGDPQAVILPRSSAKMIQALPLIESGAADAYGLGTEHLALACASHNGAAIHTDRVTKWLDHLGMRDDDFRCGPQEPDDRDARNALIRADESPCQMHNNCSGKHSGFLTLNKHLGAGSEYVEPDHAVQRACLEAFERVTGESSPGYGIDGCSAPNFATSLHGMARAMSHFAAAPTGSAEERLRSAMMLHPDLVAGEGRACTNLMRAMGGKVAIKTGAEAFFIAIIPELKMGVALKIEDGGTRAAECAVAAILVKLGVLEADHPETLKYLNAPISNRRDLVTGAVRAAPALI, from the coding sequence ATGTCGAATTCCGTTGCAATGGCTGAAATCTGGCGCGGTCCGTTTATGGAAAGCGTCCATCGCGGGCATGCGGTGGTCTGTGATGACAGTGGCCAGATCGTACATGCCTGGGGGGATCCCCAAGCCGTGATCCTGCCGCGCTCGTCGGCCAAGATGATTCAGGCGCTGCCACTGATCGAAAGCGGTGCGGCGGATGCCTATGGATTGGGCACCGAACATCTGGCGCTGGCCTGTGCCTCGCATAACGGTGCGGCGATCCACACCGACCGGGTGACCAAATGGCTGGACCATCTGGGCATGCGCGACGACGATTTCCGCTGCGGCCCGCAAGAACCCGACGACCGCGATGCGCGCAATGCGCTGATCCGGGCCGATGAAAGCCCCTGTCAGATGCACAACAATTGTTCGGGCAAGCACAGCGGTTTTCTGACGCTGAACAAACATCTGGGCGCGGGGTCCGAGTATGTCGAGCCTGACCATGCGGTACAACGCGCCTGTCTTGAGGCGTTCGAGCGTGTCACAGGCGAATCAAGCCCCGGTTATGGCATCGACGGATGCAGCGCCCCGAACTTTGCCACCAGCCTGCATGGCATGGCCCGCGCCATGTCGCATTTTGCCGCCGCCCCGACAGGCAGCGCCGAAGAACGCCTGCGGTCCGCAATGATGCTGCACCCCGATCTGGTGGCGGGCGAAGGTCGCGCCTGCACCAATCTGATGCGCGCGATGGGCGGCAAGGTGGCGATCAAAACCGGAGCCGAGGCGTTTTTCATCGCCATCATCCCCGAGCTGAAGATGGGCGTGGCGCTGAAGATCGAAGATGGCGGCACCCGCGCCGCCGAATGCGCGGTTGCGGCGATTCTGGTCAAGCTGGGCGTGCTGGAAGCCGATCACCCCGAAACATTGAAGTACCTGAACGCGCCGATAAGCAACCGGCGCGATCTGGTGACAGGAGCGGTACGCGCCGCACCCGCGCTGATCTAG
- a CDS encoding transporter substrate-binding domain-containing protein produces the protein MIRNFLAILFACCLLSEAAAQELSIATVTRPPFSMVVDGKDTGFSIDLWHEIAAKLGRPYQFVRYDSFGDMLDSVKTGTSDAAIANISITARRELDMDFSQPIFASGLQIMVHPQAGSGASIWSALMSWDLVIAILGAFALLLAGGMLMWHFEKRSQEYFDKPLRQAIFPSFWWALNLVVNGGFEERMPRSPFGRVFGVLLVISSLFIVSLFVAHITAAMTVDAINGSVGSINDLYGKRVGTIEGSTAQVFMDARELRSEGSPDLASLIEKFETNQLDAVVFDAPVLAYYVNTAGAGLAELTGSVFKGENYGIALPTNSALREDINQVLLSLREDGTYATLYRNWFGEAH, from the coding sequence ATGATCCGTAATTTTCTTGCGATCTTGTTCGCCTGCTGCCTTTTGTCCGAGGCCGCAGCCCAGGAGCTGTCGATTGCCACTGTCACACGGCCACCATTTTCCATGGTCGTGGACGGTAAGGATACCGGATTCTCCATTGACCTGTGGCACGAGATTGCCGCCAAGCTGGGCCGCCCCTATCAGTTTGTGCGTTACGACAGTTTTGGCGATATGCTGGACAGCGTAAAGACCGGGACCTCTGATGCGGCCATCGCCAATATCTCGATCACGGCGCGCCGCGAGCTTGATATGGATTTTTCCCAGCCGATCTTTGCCTCGGGTCTGCAAATCATGGTGCATCCCCAAGCGGGCAGCGGCGCGTCGATCTGGTCTGCGCTGATGTCGTGGGATCTGGTGATTGCCATTCTGGGTGCCTTTGCCCTGCTTCTGGCCGGTGGCATGTTGATGTGGCATTTTGAAAAGCGTTCGCAGGAATATTTTGACAAACCACTGCGGCAGGCGATCTTTCCGTCATTCTGGTGGGCGCTGAACCTTGTGGTCAACGGCGGGTTCGAGGAACGGATGCCGCGCAGCCCCTTTGGTCGTGTGTTCGGCGTGTTGTTGGTGATTTCGTCGCTGTTCATCGTGTCGTTGTTCGTGGCGCATATCACAGCCGCCATGACGGTCGATGCAATCAACGGGTCTGTCGGATCAATCAATGATCTTTATGGCAAACGCGTTGGCACCATCGAGGGCAGTACCGCGCAGGTGTTTATGGACGCGCGCGAATTGCGCTCGGAGGGGTCACCCGATCTGGCCTCCCTGATCGAGAAGTTCGAGACCAACCAACTGGACGCCGTCGTTTTTGATGCACCGGTGCTGGCCTATTACGTCAACACTGCCGGTGCAGGTCTGGCAGAACTGACCGGATCTGTATTCAAAGGCGAGAACTATGGCATTGCGCTGCCCACCAACAGTGCGCTGCGCGAAGACATCAATCAGGTACTGCTGAGCCTGCGCGAAGACGGCACCTATGCCACTCTCTATCGCAACTGGTTTGGCGAAGCGCACTAA
- the dapD gene encoding 2,3,4,5-tetrahydropyridine-2,6-dicarboxylate N-succinyltransferase, producing MSNAQLESSIEAAWETRDSITPATTGETREAIEDTLNALDSGKLRVAEKQADGSWHVNQWAKKAVLLGFRIKDMEQQDGGPQGGGWWDKVDSKFKGWGDNQWKAAGFRAVPNCVVRKSAFIAPGVVLMPSFVNLGAYVDEGTMVDTWATVGSCAQIGKNVHLSGGVGIGGVLEPMQAGPTIIEDNCFIGARSEVVEGCIVREGSVLGMGVFIGQSTKIVDRETGEVTYGEVPAGSVVVAGTLPSKNNVSLYCAVIVKKVDAKTRSKTSINELLRD from the coding sequence ATGTCCAATGCCCAACTTGAATCCTCTATCGAAGCTGCATGGGAAACCCGCGACAGCATCACCCCCGCAACCACTGGTGAAACGCGCGAAGCCATCGAAGACACGCTGAACGCGCTGGACAGCGGCAAGCTGCGCGTTGCCGAAAAACAGGCTGACGGGTCGTGGCATGTGAACCAGTGGGCCAAAAAGGCGGTTCTGTTGGGTTTCCGCATCAAGGACATGGAACAGCAGGACGGCGGCCCCCAGGGCGGCGGCTGGTGGGACAAGGTTGACAGCAAGTTCAAAGGCTGGGGCGACAACCAGTGGAAAGCCGCGGGTTTCCGCGCGGTGCCCAACTGTGTGGTGCGTAAGTCGGCGTTCATCGCACCCGGCGTGGTGCTGATGCCGTCATTCGTGAACCTTGGCGCCTATGTGGACGAGGGCACCATGGTTGACACATGGGCAACCGTCGGCAGCTGTGCGCAGATCGGCAAGAACGTCCACCTGTCGGGTGGTGTCGGTATCGGCGGCGTCCTGGAGCCCATGCAGGCGGGTCCGACCATCATCGAGGACAACTGCTTTATCGGGGCGCGGTCCGAGGTTGTCGAAGGCTGCATCGTGCGCGAAGGCTCGGTTCTGGGCATGGGCGTGTTCATCGGCCAGTCGACCAAGATCGTGGACCGCGAAACCGGTGAAGTCACCTATGGCGAAGTGCCTGCGGGTTCGGTCGTTGTGGCAGGCACGCTGCCGTCCAAGAACAACGTCAGCCTGTATTGCGCCGTGATCGTGAAAAAGGTCGATGCGAAAACACGCTCGAAGACCTCGATCAACGAGCTGCTGCGCGACTGA
- a CDS encoding invasion associated locus B family protein, whose protein sequence is MFGMAGLALALTVNTVAAQDQSTNRVAAKTDWSVFVEDNPTECWSVSTPKETVNTRDGRVVAATRSQILLMVFYRPSAEAKGQVAFTGGYPFASGSTVNLNISGSEFELFTDGEWAWPATAADDTKIVTAMKRGADAIVTGVSGRGTQTKDTFSLLGFTAAVEEAENRCGG, encoded by the coding sequence ATGTTTGGCATGGCGGGGCTGGCGCTGGCTTTGACCGTGAATACCGTCGCTGCACAAGACCAAAGCACCAACCGGGTTGCAGCCAAAACCGACTGGAGCGTCTTTGTCGAAGACAACCCGACTGAATGCTGGAGTGTGTCGACCCCGAAGGAAACCGTGAACACCCGCGACGGACGTGTTGTCGCCGCGACGCGCAGCCAGATCCTGTTGATGGTGTTCTATCGCCCCAGCGCCGAGGCCAAGGGTCAGGTTGCCTTTACCGGCGGATATCCCTTTGCCAGCGGCAGCACCGTTAATCTGAACATCAGCGGCAGCGAATTTGAGCTGTTCACCGATGGCGAATGGGCGTGGCCGGCAACCGCGGCCGATGACACCAAGATCGTGACAGCGATGAAACGCGGTGCCGATGCGATTGTCACCGGCGTGTCCGGCCGTGGCACCCAGACCAAAGACACATTCTCGCTGTTGGGCTTTACCGCAGCCGTGGAAGAAGCCGAAAACCGCTGCGGCGGTTGA
- a CDS encoding Hint domain-containing protein: protein MAWIALLDTREGRFCANGLGLDHHDAPQCDMADEAMLTRGSLMLETRMSPDGRPQELFGFSAGHPWPRSLTFQAIPGGGISMVHSHDSTVVHGAIRRKTFARTDVLRVTYAWDTATNWARLSIEEPEQGEVLSVPIKDPKPFLVSDLRELILGQTDRVLAQDVIFAAVSTRIEPIGPMPSLDPSVMAATPEGYRPVGELQRGDTVMTEQSGVVPVLHRIDRTVPARGSFSPVRLRAPYFDLQQDIIVAPDQRLVLRGSDVEYLFNQQAVLVPARHLMNGHAAHPAPSGPVITYTQLLLPGHETLLTAGTWAESLYIGRLRRKNDLLNNSVLRDVERITLPEHGKPAFPVLKWFEAVTLTDQRAA, encoded by the coding sequence ATGGCTTGGATTGCACTACTCGACACCCGCGAAGGCCGCTTTTGCGCCAATGGGCTGGGGCTTGATCACCACGACGCACCGCAATGCGATATGGCCGACGAGGCGATGCTGACACGCGGCAGCCTGATGCTGGAAACGCGGATGTCACCCGATGGCCGGCCGCAGGAACTGTTCGGCTTTTCCGCAGGCCATCCCTGGCCGCGCAGCCTGACGTTTCAGGCCATTCCCGGCGGCGGAATCTCGATGGTGCACAGCCACGACAGTACGGTTGTACACGGCGCAATCCGGCGCAAGACCTTTGCGCGTACCGATGTGCTGCGCGTGACCTATGCCTGGGACACCGCAACCAACTGGGCGCGTCTGTCGATCGAAGAACCCGAGCAGGGCGAAGTTCTGAGCGTGCCGATCAAAGACCCCAAGCCGTTTCTGGTGTCGGACTTGCGCGAATTGATCCTGGGCCAGACCGACCGCGTATTGGCACAGGATGTGATCTTTGCCGCCGTGTCGACCCGGATTGAACCCATCGGCCCGATGCCGTCGCTGGACCCGTCGGTTATGGCCGCGACGCCGGAAGGCTATCGTCCGGTGGGCGAATTGCAGCGCGGCGATACGGTGATGACCGAACAGTCGGGTGTCGTGCCGGTGCTGCACCGCATCGACCGCACCGTGCCTGCGCGCGGCAGCTTTTCCCCCGTCCGCCTGCGGGCGCCCTATTTCGATCTGCAACAGGACATCATCGTTGCCCCCGATCAACGGCTGGTTCTGCGCGGGTCGGATGTTGAATATCTGTTCAACCAGCAGGCCGTTCTGGTCCCCGCGCGCCACCTTATGAACGGGCACGCCGCGCATCCAGCGCCCAGCGGGCCGGTGATCACCTATACGCAGCTGTTGCTGCCGGGCCATGAAACCCTGCTGACCGCAGGCACATGGGCCGAAAGCCTGTATATCGGGCGCCTGCGCCGCAAAAACGACCTGTTGAACAACAGCGTATTGCGTGATGTCGAACGTATAACCCTGCCAGAACACGGAAAACCGGCCTTTCCGGTGCTAAAATGGTTCGAAGCTGTCACTTTGACGGATCAACGCGCCGCTTGA
- a CDS encoding TIGR00730 family Rossman fold protein, which yields MTKSAHHPLRHAGSDRSKAKEVPDTPQTRSSAYHLAFTDDDFLCREELRPVRLQLELMKTTLMLDEQGIKSTIVLFGGARIPSPAKKETARTKTLADLSHFYDVARDFARQVTLKSMEYNGQENVIVTGGGPGVMEAGNRGAQEAGGKSIGLNIVLPHEQAPNEYVTPELCFNFHYFAIRKMHFLMRARAICVFPGGFGTLDEMFETLTLIQTGRMERVPFLLFGRTFWEKIINWDALADAGTISAEDLNLFRFVETAEEAVEVIENWETTKPRDSIPGR from the coding sequence ATGACCAAATCTGCACACCACCCGCTGCGCCACGCAGGCAGCGACCGTTCCAAGGCAAAAGAAGTTCCAGACACGCCGCAAACGCGCTCGTCTGCCTACCATCTTGCCTTTACAGACGACGATTTCCTGTGCCGCGAGGAACTGCGCCCTGTCCGGTTGCAGCTGGAGTTGATGAAAACCACGCTGATGCTGGATGAACAGGGGATCAAATCGACGATTGTCCTGTTCGGCGGCGCGCGCATCCCATCGCCTGCAAAAAAGGAAACCGCCCGCACCAAAACGCTGGCCGACCTGTCGCATTTCTATGACGTTGCCCGGGATTTCGCCCGTCAGGTGACGCTAAAGTCGATGGAATACAACGGTCAGGAAAACGTTATTGTCACTGGCGGTGGCCCCGGCGTGATGGAAGCCGGCAACCGTGGCGCGCAAGAGGCAGGCGGCAAGTCGATCGGTCTGAACATCGTTCTGCCGCACGAACAGGCCCCGAACGAATATGTCACCCCCGAGCTGTGCTTCAACTTTCACTACTTTGCCATTCGCAAGATGCACTTTCTGATGCGCGCCCGCGCCATCTGCGTGTTTCCGGGCGGGTTCGGCACGCTGGACGAGATGTTCGAAACACTGACCCTGATCCAGACCGGACGCATGGAGCGCGTGCCCTTCCTGCTGTTCGGGCGGACGTTCTGGGAAAAGATCATCAACTGGGACGCGCTGGCCGATGCGGGCACCATCTCGGCCGAGGATCTGAACCTGTTCCGCTTTGTCGAAACCGCAGAAGAAGCGGTCGAGGTGATCGAGAACTGGGAGACGACCAAGCCGCGCGACTCAATTCCCGGACGTTAA
- a CDS encoding DUF883 family protein: protein MSNALASTKAKLHATDSSDVSAQIDVIRSDIAELTTLLGQLATDSKNEAASRVKQSAKDLKQSASDQATYARVRAVEAGEHAQELAEEYYGQAEDAVRKQPALAVGIAAGVGFLVGLMATRRS from the coding sequence ATGTCTAATGCACTTGCTTCGACCAAAGCCAAACTTCACGCCACGGACAGTTCGGACGTGTCCGCACAAATTGACGTAATCCGCTCCGACATCGCGGAACTGACAACATTGCTGGGCCAACTGGCCACCGACAGCAAGAACGAGGCCGCGTCGCGTGTAAAACAAAGCGCGAAAGACCTGAAGCAATCGGCTTCGGATCAGGCGACATATGCCCGCGTCCGCGCCGTCGAAGCTGGTGAGCACGCTCAAGAACTGGCCGAGGAATATTACGGTCAGGCGGAAGACGCGGTGCGAAAGCAACCCGCGCTGGCCGTTGGAATAGCGGCCGGCGTCGGATTTCTTGTGGGCCTTATGGCCACACGCCGGTCGTAA
- a CDS encoding Hint domain-containing protein — protein MAIASELPIQTVREGTDATDMAQTIFGDGVTVYGATYTGDRDSAGIYTNGDSVSPGATPSDTGVILSTGNAQDYTSGSWWGGTNTNTSTNTSTNTSGRNNNSDFNEQAGTRTYDAAWLDVDFVPTGDVMTMQFVFSSEEYPEFQNSVYQDFVGVWINGQFVEMTIGNGDTDPGNVNETNNQNMYLDNSNDDYNTEMDGLTITMTLTIPVNAGQLNSIRIGIADVSDANYDSNLLIAANSVQTQLVANTDDAHVAPDGTKIVDVLANDINNGAGSLTITHINNMAVVAGQTVTLPTGQQVMLNADGTLTLIGDGDAEDFNFTYEIDNGDNTDIGYVNVSSIPCFVAGTMIATPQGEARVEDLVPGDLVMTQDDGAQPLRWIGQRTVAAAGKFAPICVRANTFGSHRELLVSPEHRILIRDSLAELLFGESEVLVAAKDLVNDRSVRARAGGEVTYVHLMFDRHQVVFSEGLATESFLPGPQTEKSFEKDILDEICALFPELDPATGQGYSPAARRTLKHFEADLWRRAQKVA, from the coding sequence ATGGCTATAGCAAGCGAACTTCCCATCCAGACGGTGCGCGAAGGTACAGACGCCACGGATATGGCGCAAACCATCTTTGGCGATGGCGTCACGGTGTATGGGGCAACCTATACCGGAGACCGCGATTCTGCCGGTATCTATACCAACGGCGATAGTGTCTCGCCCGGCGCCACCCCCAGCGACACCGGCGTGATTCTGTCCACAGGCAACGCGCAGGATTACACCTCCGGGAGCTGGTGGGGGGGCACAAACACGAACACCTCGACAAACACTTCGACCAACACATCCGGTCGCAACAATAACAGCGATTTTAACGAACAGGCGGGCACACGCACCTATGATGCGGCCTGGCTGGACGTCGATTTTGTGCCCACCGGCGACGTGATGACGATGCAGTTTGTGTTTTCATCCGAAGAATATCCCGAGTTCCAGAATTCGGTCTATCAGGACTTTGTCGGCGTCTGGATCAACGGCCAGTTTGTCGAAATGACGATTGGCAATGGCGACACCGACCCCGGCAACGTGAACGAAACCAATAACCAGAACATGTATCTGGACAACTCGAATGACGACTACAACACCGAGATGGACGGGTTGACCATCACGATGACCCTGACAATTCCGGTGAACGCAGGCCAGTTGAACAGCATTCGCATCGGCATCGCGGACGTGTCGGACGCCAACTACGATTCAAACCTGCTGATCGCTGCGAATTCGGTGCAGACGCAACTGGTGGCCAACACCGACGACGCGCATGTGGCCCCCGATGGCACCAAGATCGTCGATGTGCTGGCCAATGACATCAACAACGGTGCCGGCAGTCTGACCATCACCCATATCAACAACATGGCCGTGGTGGCCGGTCAGACCGTCACCCTGCCCACAGGCCAGCAGGTGATGCTGAACGCCGACGGCACGCTGACGCTGATTGGTGATGGCGACGCTGAAGATTTCAACTTTACCTATGAGATCGACAACGGCGACAATACCGATATCGGCTATGTCAACGTCAGTTCGATCCCCTGTTTTGTTGCCGGAACCATGATTGCAACTCCGCAAGGCGAGGCGCGGGTCGAGGATCTGGTGCCCGGCGATCTGGTGATGACACAAGACGACGGTGCCCAGCCCTTGCGCTGGATCGGACAACGCACCGTGGCGGCGGCGGGAAAATTTGCGCCTATCTGCGTGCGCGCCAATACCTTTGGCAGCCACCGCGAATTGCTGGTCTCGCCTGAACACCGCATCCTGATCCGCGACAGTCTGGCCGAACTGCTCTTCGGCGAGTCCGAAGTGCTGGTCGCCGCCAAGGACCTGGTGAACGACCGTTCCGTGCGCGCGCGTGCGGGGGGCGAGGTGACCTATGTCCATCTGATGTTCGACAGGCATCAGGTGGTGTTTTCGGAAGGGCTGGCAACAGAGTCTTTCCTGCCCGGACCGCAGACCGAGAAGAGCTTTGAAAAAGACATCCTCGACGAGATCTGCGCCCTGTTCCCCGAACTCGACCCGGCAACCGGGCAGGGCTATTCGCCCGCCGCGCGCCGGACATTGAAACACTTTGAAGCGGACCTGTGGCGCCGCGCACAAAAGGTCGCCTGA
- a CDS encoding GlsB/YeaQ/YmgE family stress response membrane protein yields MTGLGWFAAIIVGALAGWIAEKIMNSNMGLLANIGLGIVGAIVANFLLVTIVGSTLVGWIGQLIVAVFGACLLIWVTRLIRGRA; encoded by the coding sequence ATGACAGGATTGGGTTGGTTTGCGGCGATTATCGTCGGGGCCCTTGCGGGGTGGATTGCCGAAAAGATCATGAACTCGAACATGGGCTTGCTGGCAAACATCGGTCTGGGGATCGTTGGCGCGATCGTCGCCAACTTCTTGCTGGTGACAATCGTCGGCAGCACGCTGGTCGGCTGGATCGGCCAACTGATTGTGGCTGTGTTTGGCGCCTGCCTGCTGATCTGGGTCACCCGGTTGATCCGCGGCCGCGCCTGA
- a CDS encoding YciI family protein, which translates to MPNFIFAYHGGTTPQTPEEGAAAMAKWVAWFENLGAAVVDGGNPVGQSKTVTASGVTGDGGANPLSGYSVISAADIDAAAEMAKGCPMVVDGSGSVEVAPIIEM; encoded by the coding sequence ATGCCCAATTTCATTTTTGCCTATCATGGCGGTACGACGCCGCAGACACCCGAAGAAGGCGCCGCCGCGATGGCCAAATGGGTCGCGTGGTTCGAAAATCTGGGGGCCGCTGTGGTGGATGGTGGCAATCCGGTCGGACAATCCAAGACCGTGACAGCATCGGGCGTCACGGGAGACGGCGGCGCGAACCCGCTGTCCGGCTACTCGGTGATATCGGCGGCAGACATCGACGCCGCCGCCGAAATGGCCAAGGGATGCCCCATGGTTGTAGACGGCAGCGGCTCGGTCGAGGTTGCCCCGATTATCGAGATGTAG
- a CDS encoding phage holin family protein, whose amino-acid sequence MLQALRHRIHLTVQRYALGGVGGLMTLIGLGFLSASGFMLLLTVTDPITASAIFGCGFFGLGLILMVMARKPPRPAHSAPLSGAQAGHQPETSPMPPLAAAFAQGVAQGMAARRQ is encoded by the coding sequence ATGCTCCAAGCACTGCGCCATCGCATCCACCTGACCGTCCAACGCTATGCGTTGGGCGGTGTCGGCGGGCTTATGACCCTGATCGGTCTTGGGTTTCTATCTGCATCCGGTTTTATGCTGTTGCTGACAGTGACCGATCCGATCACAGCCAGCGCCATCTTCGGGTGCGGTTTTTTCGGTCTGGGCCTGATATTGATGGTTATGGCCCGCAAGCCACCCAGACCCGCACACAGCGCCCCCTTGTCAGGCGCGCAGGCTGGCCACCAACCTGAGACAAGCCCGATGCCGCCGCTTGCCGCGGCCTTTGCGCAGGGTGTCGCACAAGGTATGGCTGCGCGTCGTCAATAG
- the serB gene encoding phosphoserine phosphatase SerB — MDTFICTLIAAPGALQPELAEALRNAWGGGAVDWLAADEAAEFTLVQMPDNRWDVWADVQKLGVDLVIQPANGRRKKMLLADMDSTMIQQECIDELADAAGVGDFVKDITARAMNGELDFESALRERVGLLKGLDATVIDQVLAQRITYMPGGATLLATMKANGGHAALVSGGFTAFTAAVAAYLGFDENRANTLIIEDGTLTGTVGDPILGKQAKVDALEQITARLGISQADVIAVGDGANDLGMLHRAGTGVALHAKPVVAAECDVRINHGDLTALLFIQGYARSDFV, encoded by the coding sequence ATGGACACTTTTATCTGCACGCTGATCGCAGCCCCCGGCGCGCTGCAACCCGAACTGGCCGAGGCGCTGCGCAATGCCTGGGGCGGTGGTGCGGTGGACTGGCTGGCAGCGGATGAAGCCGCGGAGTTCACGCTGGTGCAGATGCCCGACAACCGCTGGGATGTCTGGGCCGATGTGCAAAAGCTGGGCGTCGATCTGGTGATCCAGCCTGCCAACGGGCGACGCAAGAAGATGCTGTTGGCCGATATGGACAGCACCATGATCCAGCAGGAATGCATTGACGAACTGGCAGATGCCGCAGGCGTGGGGGATTTCGTCAAGGATATCACCGCCCGTGCGATGAATGGCGAGCTGGATTTTGAATCGGCCCTGCGCGAGCGGGTCGGTTTGCTCAAGGGGCTGGATGCAACTGTGATTGATCAGGTTCTGGCCCAACGGATCACCTATATGCCCGGCGGCGCGACCCTTTTGGCGACGATGAAGGCCAACGGCGGCCATGCGGCGTTGGTGTCGGGCGGGTTCACGGCGTTTACGGCTGCGGTTGCGGCATATCTGGGCTTTGACGAAAACCGCGCCAACACGCTGATCATCGAAGACGGCACGCTGACGGGCACGGTCGGTGATCCGATTCTGGGCAAACAGGCCAAGGTTGACGCGCTGGAACAGATCACCGCGCGGCTGGGCATTTCGCAGGCTGACGTGATCGCCGTGGGCGACGGGGCCAACGATCTGGGTATGCTGCATCGCGCAGGCACCGGCGTGGCGTTGCATGCCAAGCCGGTGGTGGCTGCCGAATGCGATGTGCGGATCAACCACGGCGACCTGACGGCGCTGTTGTTCATCCAGGGCTATGCGCGATCGGACTTCGTCTGA
- the rlmN gene encoding 23S rRNA (adenine(2503)-C(2))-methyltransferase RlmN — protein MSADAPITQDVMTIPRKLPEGPQNLVGMTREAMRAALIATGTPEKQAKMRVGQIWQWIYQWGVRDFDAMTNLSKAFRAELAEKFVIEIPEVVSKQVSTDGTRKWLVRIAGGHEVEVVYIPEEGRGTLCISSQVGCTLTCSFCHTGTQKLVRNLTAGEIVGQVMMARDDLGEWPEHGKRTEDARLLSNIVLMGMGEPLYNFENVRDAMKIAMDPEGIQLSRRRITLSTSGVVPEIARTAEEIGCQLAVSFHATTDEVRNKLVPINKRWNIAELLDVLRTYPKVSNSERITFEYVMLDGVNDSDEDAHRLVELIRGIPAKINLIPFNEWPGAPYKRSSNNRIRAFSEIVYQAGYASPVRKPRGEDIMAACGQLKSATERARKSRREIAAETGLN, from the coding sequence ATGTCTGCCGATGCGCCGATCACCCAAGATGTTATGACCATCCCCCGCAAATTGCCGGAAGGGCCCCAGAACCTTGTCGGTATGACGCGCGAGGCGATGCGCGCGGCGTTGATCGCCACGGGCACGCCAGAGAAGCAGGCCAAGATGCGGGTGGGCCAGATCTGGCAATGGATTTACCAATGGGGCGTGCGCGACTTTGACGCGATGACGAACCTCAGCAAAGCGTTTCGCGCTGAACTGGCCGAAAAATTTGTGATCGAAATCCCCGAAGTCGTGTCCAAACAGGTCAGCACCGACGGCACCCGCAAGTGGCTGGTGCGCATCGCGGGCGGGCACGAGGTCGAGGTCGTCTATATTCCCGAAGAGGGCCGCGGCACGCTGTGCATCTCGTCCCAGGTTGGCTGCACGTTGACCTGTTCCTTCTGCCACACCGGCACGCAAAAGCTGGTGCGCAACCTGACGGCGGGTGAAATCGTCGGGCAGGTGATGATGGCGCGCGACGATCTGGGCGAATGGCCCGAACATGGCAAACGCACGGAAGACGCGCGTTTGTTGTCGAACATCGTTCTGATGGGCATGGGCGAGCCGCTGTACAACTTTGAAAATGTGCGCGACGCGATGAAGATCGCCATGGACCCCGAAGGCATCCAGCTGTCGCGCCGTCGCATTACACTGTCCACGTCCGGCGTGGTCCCCGAGATTGCGCGTACCGCCGAGGAAATCGGCTGTCAGCTGGCCGTGTCGTTCCACGCCACCACGGACGAGGTGCGCAACAAGCTGGTGCCGATCAACAAGCGCTGGAACATCGCCGAGCTGCTGGACGTGCTGCGCACCTATCCCAAGGTCAGCAATTCGGAACGTATCACCTTTGAATACGTGATGCTGGACGGGGTGAACGACAGCGACGAAGACGCGCATCGTCTGGTCGAACTGATCCGCGGCATTCCTGCCAAGATCAACCTGATCCCGTTCAACGAATGGCCCGGTGCGCCGTACAAGCGGTCGTCCAATAACCGTATCCGTGCATTCTCCGAGATCGTTTATCAAGCCGGCTACGCCAGCCCCGTCCGCAAACCGCGCGGCGAGGATATCATGGCGGCCTGTGGTCAGTTGAAATCCGCGACCGAGCGCGCGCGCAAATCGCGTCGCGAAATTGCGGCGGAAACCGGTCTGAATTAA